A single genomic interval of Spirosoma taeanense harbors:
- a CDS encoding glycoside hydrolase family 43 protein, whose protein sequence is MKNSSLVVGWLILSLLVGPVACRKTPSSGSVVGPASGPIVDTATRFQNPLLGSGPDPWVIYQDGFYYVTHTTGNNLRLYKTAKMSRLATAQSKVVWSPPASPATRDIWAPELHRVNGKWYLYYAAVVAPASTHRMWVLENEAADPLTGTWIPKGQVQLADDRWAIDGTLIQLQSGLYFAWSGWENASANGKQNIYLSRMKDPWTAEGPRLRLSTPEYDWEKQGSPYVNEGPEFLLHDNRLFLVYSASHCSTDAYALGMLTADVNADLMNAASWTKSAQPVFGPSAANGTYGVGHNGFFTTPDGTENWLIYHANPQAGQGCGDRRSPRMQRFTWKADGSPDFGKPAPLTELLKRPSGE, encoded by the coding sequence ATGAAAAATTCGTCTTTAGTCGTTGGCTGGCTCATCCTTTCGTTGCTGGTCGGACCAGTAGCCTGCCGGAAAACACCTAGTTCGGGCTCGGTTGTCGGCCCTGCGTCCGGCCCAATCGTCGACACAGCGACGCGCTTCCAGAATCCCCTGCTGGGGTCAGGCCCCGATCCGTGGGTTATTTATCAGGACGGTTTCTATTACGTCACCCACACTACCGGCAACAACCTTAGGCTGTATAAAACCGCTAAAATGAGTCGGCTAGCCACGGCGCAGAGTAAGGTCGTCTGGTCACCACCGGCTTCCCCAGCCACCCGCGACATCTGGGCGCCCGAACTGCACCGGGTGAATGGCAAGTGGTATCTCTACTACGCTGCCGTTGTAGCACCGGCCAGTACGCATCGGATGTGGGTACTCGAAAACGAAGCGGCCGACCCGCTAACCGGAACCTGGATTCCTAAAGGGCAGGTGCAGCTAGCTGACGACCGGTGGGCCATTGACGGAACCCTTATCCAGTTGCAAAGCGGTCTGTATTTCGCCTGGTCGGGCTGGGAGAACGCCAGCGCTAACGGCAAACAGAACATATATCTCAGCCGGATGAAAGACCCCTGGACGGCGGAGGGCCCGCGTCTGCGCCTGTCCACGCCTGAATACGACTGGGAGAAACAGGGCTCTCCTTACGTCAACGAAGGCCCCGAATTCCTTCTGCACGACAACCGGTTGTTTCTGGTGTACTCGGCCAGTCATTGTAGTACCGATGCGTATGCGCTCGGTATGCTCACTGCTGATGTCAACGCCGATCTGATGAATGCGGCTTCATGGACTAAATCGGCCCAGCCGGTATTTGGTCCGAGCGCAGCGAACGGAACCTATGGCGTGGGGCATAACGGTTTCTTCACCACCCCCGATGGAACAGAAAACTGGCTAATTTACCACGCCAACCCACAGGCCGGCCAGGGCTGCGGTGACCGGCGCTCCCCACGCATGCAGCGGTTTACGTGGAAGGCCGATGGCTCACCCGATTTTGGTAAACCGGCGCCTTTAACAGAGTTATTGAAGCGCCCGAGCGGAGAATGA
- a CDS encoding sterol desaturase family protein, protein MEETTDKLRTMAGHGKTRPKNSGTKQLFDNPILEALSRTHIMVPISMWLILSVFLGWYAFTYTDMATSTIGTLFVAGLLVFSLFEYVLHRYLYHLTPSTPKRAKIQYTFHGVHHEYPKDKTRLAMPPALAIVVAGFFFGMFFLLMGEAAYAFFPGFLVGYSGYLATHFIVHAYAPPKNFFKQLWINHSVHHYKNPESNYGVSSPFWDYIFGSFQK, encoded by the coding sequence ATGGAAGAAACAACTGACAAACTGAGAACAATGGCCGGTCACGGTAAGACCCGGCCTAAAAACAGTGGTACCAAACAACTGTTTGATAACCCCATCCTGGAAGCTTTATCGCGGACGCACATTATGGTGCCAATTTCGATGTGGCTGATCTTATCGGTCTTCCTGGGCTGGTATGCATTCACGTATACAGACATGGCAACGAGTACAATTGGTACCCTGTTTGTGGCAGGTTTGCTGGTTTTCTCGCTTTTTGAATACGTACTGCACCGGTATCTGTATCACCTGACGCCGTCGACGCCGAAGCGTGCTAAGATTCAGTACACGTTTCATGGCGTGCACCACGAGTATCCGAAAGATAAAACCCGGCTGGCCATGCCCCCGGCGCTGGCTATTGTGGTAGCTGGTTTCTTTTTCGGGATGTTCTTCCTGCTGATGGGTGAAGCTGCGTATGCTTTCTTCCCCGGCTTCCTGGTGGGTTACTCGGGTTACCTGGCTACGCACTTCATTGTGCATGCCTATGCTCCCCCGAAAAATTTCTTTAAGCAACTGTGGATTAACCATAGCGTTCACCATTACAAGAATCCGGAGAGCAACTATGGCGTATCGTCACCGTTCTGGGATTACATATTCGGATCGTTTCAGAAATAG
- a CDS encoding NAD(P)/FAD-dependent oxidoreductase produces MNPNIPQTDRKRVVIVGAGFGGLKLARRLSRMKEFQVVLINKHNYHEFQPLYYQVATAGLEANSILFPLRAVFGNCKNVHIRITTVTGVRPLEKTVDTELGPISYDYLVIATGADTNFFNQQNIIEKALPMKSVSEAIALRNRMLQNFEDALSVETAEEREGLMDVVVVGGGPTGVELCGTLAEMRRTVLPSDYPELDFKMMDIYLIESGGELLGPMSVQSQEHSLKYLLDLGVIVRLNTRVKDFDGRIVTMNDGSTLRTNNLIWAAGVKASPLAGLPPDVIGRGGRILVNRYNQVQGLTNVFAIGDVALMTEEKWPNGHPQVAQPAIQQGKLLARNLQRLVHNETLKEFTYRDLGTMATIGRGLAVVDLPFLKFQGFFAWLTWLFVHLIAIVGVKNRAAIFLNWMFNYLTYNNSLRLIIRQKLPVGNFSAMQEKLSDQLEVSKT; encoded by the coding sequence ATGAACCCAAACATACCCCAAACAGATCGGAAGCGCGTGGTTATTGTCGGCGCGGGCTTTGGTGGACTGAAACTGGCCCGACGCCTGTCGCGGATGAAGGAATTTCAGGTCGTGCTGATCAACAAGCACAATTACCACGAATTTCAGCCGCTGTATTATCAGGTGGCAACGGCTGGCCTGGAAGCCAATTCTATCCTGTTTCCGCTGCGGGCCGTGTTTGGTAACTGCAAAAACGTTCACATTCGCATTACGACGGTTACGGGGGTGCGGCCGCTTGAGAAAACGGTCGATACCGAACTGGGACCGATTTCATACGACTACCTGGTTATCGCTACCGGAGCCGACACGAATTTTTTTAATCAGCAGAATATCATCGAGAAAGCGCTGCCAATGAAATCGGTTTCGGAAGCCATTGCGTTACGTAATCGGATGCTGCAGAACTTCGAGGACGCGCTGAGCGTCGAAACGGCCGAGGAACGCGAGGGCCTGATGGATGTCGTAGTCGTGGGTGGGGGGCCAACAGGGGTTGAACTCTGCGGAACGCTGGCCGAAATGCGCCGGACGGTACTGCCCAGCGACTACCCTGAGCTGGACTTCAAGATGATGGACATCTACCTGATCGAATCCGGGGGCGAACTGCTGGGGCCGATGTCAGTTCAATCGCAGGAACATTCGTTGAAATATCTTCTGGATCTGGGCGTTATTGTTCGACTGAACACCCGCGTGAAGGACTTTGACGGACGCATTGTGACCATGAACGACGGATCGACACTGCGCACGAATAACCTGATCTGGGCGGCCGGGGTTAAGGCCAGTCCGCTGGCGGGTTTGCCGCCCGACGTGATCGGTCGCGGGGGACGAATTCTAGTCAATCGGTACAATCAGGTGCAGGGACTCACCAACGTGTTTGCCATTGGCGACGTAGCCCTGATGACGGAAGAAAAATGGCCGAATGGTCATCCGCAGGTGGCTCAGCCCGCCATTCAGCAGGGGAAATTGCTGGCCAGAAACCTGCAGCGCCTGGTACACAACGAAACGCTGAAAGAATTCACCTATCGTGATCTGGGCACCATGGCAACCATTGGTCGCGGTTTGGCCGTGGTGGATTTACCTTTTTTAAAATTTCAGGGATTTTTCGCGTGGCTGACGTGGTTATTCGTTCACTTAATCGCTATCGTTGGGGTAAAAAACCGGGCGGCTATCTTTCTGAACTGGATGTTTAACTACCTGACCTATAACAACTCGCTGCGGCTGATCATCCGTCAAAAACTGCCGGTGGGCAACTTCTCGGCGATGCAGGAAAAACTTTCCGACCAACTGGAGGTTAGTAAAACGTAA